A stretch of DNA from Leptolyngbya sp. CCY15150:
TCGCGCGGGAGATTGGCGATCGCCAGGGAGAAGGCAATACTTTAGGCAATCTGGGGATTGCGTACAACAGTCTGGGTCAGTATGAGCGTGCGATCGAGTTCCATCAGCAATACCTGACGATCGCGCGGGAGATTGGCGATCGCCAGGGAGAAGGCAATACTTTAGGCAATCTGGGGATTGCGTACAACAGTCTGGGTCAGTATGAGCGT
This window harbors:
- a CDS encoding tetratricopeptide repeat protein, producing the protein AREIGDRQGEGNTLGNLGIAYNSLGQYERAIEFHQQYLTIAREIGDRQGEGNTLGNLGIAYNSLGQYER